In the Methanothermobacter sp. K4 genome, GACTGTAAGTAATATTCCCGCAGCGGTCATCAGTGCCCCCGCAGTGAAGATCAGGCGCCCGCCCCTCCAGAACCTCCAGTAGTTATCGGACTTCCTGTAGGTTTGGGAGTTAACGCTGGATTCAGGGACATTTTTGGTGATTTTACGGTATTCATTGAAGTCTTTAACGTAGAGGAGTGGTAAACCGCACTCTTCACATATGTGGAATGCCCAGAATTCCTCCTCCCTCTTGATCTGCCAGTAGTGGTTACATTTCTCGCATATGAGATAGGCCATGATATCACTTGAAAGAGATTTCCCTTTCCTAGTTATAGGGGGGAGGTGATTATATTCTTTTCCATGTGTGCTGTTTTGTGTGCTTATGACAATACTGTCAGTGCATGATAAACAGTGTGGCAATCAATACCCTTCAAGATTGATGTGATCATCTAACAAGCTGTGAGGTGGAATCAATTAAAACCAGTTCATTTTTGCCCATTATCTGAATTCATCGGAGTATTTATCCTTAAGGAACCTTAAAATGGATTCGGAATAGAATTCAAAGTCATGAAGTCTTTTATTGAGGACCTCGGCTATGATTGACGGGTCAACATCTGTGTACATGTGGACGAGGATGTCTCTAAGACCCGCAGCTTCAGAGAACCTTTCTGCAAAATCAGAGGGGAGTATGTCATGTTTTTCAAGGATTTCTATAACGTCCCTGTAGGTTTCTGGCTTCTCAAGGTCCTCCATTGAGATCACCATCTCTCCAATATCAAGGGCTGATTCGATTGCAAGCTGGAGATTTCTTTCTATGGCGGATCGCAGGATATAATCATCCAGGAGTTCCCTCTCTGATACCCTGTGCTCCTGGAGGAAATCAACATAGGATGTCATGGTTTTTATCCGCTCAATTATTCTCTCAGTTTCATTCATTTTTCAATCTTCTCCTTTTCAGGTAATTCCTGAGCCATCTCCTGTCGTAGTATCTCCTGTCAAGGTAATCTGAGAGTATCCTCTGCTCGAAGTCCACCTTCAGTGCAGGGTTTTCAGTGAGTGGTTTTCGTGCCTTTATTATCTCGTAGTTCAGTTGGGGTGATGCGTCGTTCATTATCACAAGGTCTATCCTGTCGGAGCCTAGAATGGATGTGAGTTCTGATATCATCCTGAGTTTCAGTCTCGCCCTTGCTGTCCTGTCAAGTTTATCGTCAAGCAGCACCCCTATGTCTATGTCACTGAGGGGCCCCTCTTTCTCATCTGCAACCGAACCAAAGAGGTATGCCAGCCTGACCTCATCCTTATCCTTAAAATAATTTCCAAGCTTTTTCTGGAGTTCTCTCATGACGCTTCATATTATGTCATATTTCATTTAATAATGTTTCAGGTGGGTACAGATTCAGTGCGAAATGCAGGTATGTGTATCGTCTGAGGTATATGTGGCGATGAATCTGGGGGTTTTGAGGGGCATTTTGTTTTCATCACATAGCACATTAAGATGGATCTGGAGTTCAAGGGGATTTCATCATCACAATTTATCTTCGTTAAACGTCACTATTACGAACGTATGGTTAAGCCTATTTATCCACGTTCCTGAAAACAATACTGAACTTCGTGCCACCATCCACATCCAGTGTCATCTTACCGTTCAGCTGTTTGGTGAGGAGACTCACAAGTTTAAGTCCAAGTGTATCGGTACTTGAGGGGTCAGTATCCTCCGGCAGACCCACCCCATCATCTGCCACCACCAGTTCTATTGAACCGTCGGCCTTCCTCATTCCTATGGTTATGGTGCCCCGTCCATCAGGGAATGCATACTTGATGCTGTTGGTTACAAGTTCATTTATTATGAGCCCGAGTGGTATGGCAGTGTCCAGGTCAAGTTCCATGTCCTCAATCTCAAGGTTTTTCCTGACACTTCCCCCATGGGATATGATTATGTCCCCAACCAGTTTCTCCACGTATTCCCTGAAATTGACCCTCTCCATTGACTCTGACCGGTAAAGGTGTTCATGTATCATGGCCATGGCCTTTATCCGCCCCTGACTCTCCCTGACCATTTTCCTGATTTCTTCATCCCCTAACCTTGAAAGCTGAAGGTTCAGGAGGCTTGATATTATCTGAAGGTTGTTCTTGACCCGGTGGTGTATCTCCCGCAGAAGCACCTCCTTCTCCCTGAGGGACCTGAGGATCTCCTCTTCAGCCTCCCGGATATCCGTGACATCAACGAGTGAAGCCACAATCATGGTGGTTCCGGGGATAGGATCCGCAGTCATCCTTATGTACCTTACATTACCATGGCGGTCACGGAACCTGAAATTATAACTTCTCGGTACAAGTTCAGGGTCCTTCATCCAGAGATTGTGATAGCCTTCCATTCTTTTGAGATCCTCATCAGCTAAAAATTCCCTCCAGCTCTTCTTACCCTCTATTTCCTCCCTGGAGTAGCCGCTGAGCCTCTCAAATTCCCTGTTAACCATCAATATGGTGGTGTCCTCATCAACTATGGTTGTCGCAGAACCCGTATTCTCGAATATGCTCCTGTATAAACGCTCCTTCTCCTTAAGCTCATCCTCAAGCTTCTTACGTTCTGTCAGGTCCCTGTAAACCGCCACCACCTCACCTGATGGCAGACGGTATACAAAGTTCTCCCTCCAGCCACTTATCCTTTCATCAGTGTAAAAGCCGAGGGGGAAGTGTTCTGCCCTCCCGGTCCTGTATACTCTCCTTAGAACCTCAAGAAGCCCGAAATCATCCACTCCCGGAAAGACATCAGTCACCCTCCTTCCCAGTATATCCTCCCTCTTCACACCCTCAACACGTTCAGCTGCACGGTTGAAATCCCTGATTACGAAATCCCCACCATCATCCACCGCCTCATAGACAGCCACACAGCTATCGATGTACTCGAAGAGTTTCCTGTAGCGCTCCTCCTCAAGGATGATCCTCTTCAGGACAAAATCAATGCAGCTTTTAAGGTCATCATCATCCACAGGCTTCTCAATGCAGCCATATGGACAGGTTAACACAAGATTCCCTTCCTCTTCAAAGTCTATGAGGTACATTAGGGGGATCCCCATGTTTCCAGGACCCCAATCACCCACCCTCTGGGGGGTTGTATATATGAGGACCAGGTCGGGCTCAGTTTTCCTGGCATCTTTAAGACTTTTGGCCACATCCACCCTGAAACCCTTGCTCCTCAGTTTTTCCTCTAAGTCAGGGGCACCATCTCCATCCTTCACGAGAAGAATCCTGAACATTCACCTCAGCCCTTGAGTAGTAATTTATGTTTCATCATCACCCCTGAATAGCTTTTTGGTCCTCATCTCCTCAAGGTTCGAGACGATGCGCTGCAGGTCACCTCCAGGGATGCTCACCATGACATCATCATCCCCAAGGCCCATGCACCTCCTTGAGCCCACATCACCGAACCCATAGGTCACCTTCCCTGTGAGGTATGGGAGTGCTGCCATTGAACTGCATATGGGTCCTGAGTCGGCCCCGAGGCCATGTGAACCTGAGTCATAGGCGTTGGCATGGAGGACCTCCATTGCCTGCCTGGCATTGCAGAGGATGAATATGACGTCTGGCTCATATTCAGCAAGTTTAAGGGGGGCGAAGATAATGGAGCTGAAGACCCCAGGTTCAATGTTCAGGTTACCCCTCCATGAGCGCTGCACAGCCTGTATGTTCCTGTAGACCCCCATGGGCACAAGGAAAGCGCCGCTTCGCATGTTAGCAGGAAACTCCGATGGATCCCTCAGACCAGTGTACCTAGCACCCCCCATGCACTCCTCCTCATCCCTGGTCGCATAGAAGACCTCCCCATTCATGGCCTTCACGAGTTTTTCACAGAACCTTGATTTACCCTTCTCCCTTTCAATGTCTGCTGGCTCCCTGACGGACCATTTTATGGCCACAGGTTCATATTCAAGTTTTAAGAGTTCCTTCAGTTTCTCCCCCAGTTCAATGTGATTCATGATAACACCACATTTATCTATATCATGACTGTTTTTATTAGTTTTACCAAAAAATTACAAGTCAAATCAAATTCAGACCTTTTAAAGTTTTTGAATGGATATCAAATATAAAAACTTAAATGTCACTATTTGATTTATAATTTTAGATAAATCATTATCCTAGACCTTCAGTTACATGTTTAATGTGAAATAAACATCAGTAATTAACTAGGGGTAATATGGCATTAAAGAAAATTTCCCGGATAAATTTTGGTCTCATGTCCCCTGAGGATATAAGGAAGATGTCCGTTACCCAGGTGGTGACACCGGACACCTATGATGAGGACGGGTACCCCATCGAGAACGGACTCATGGACCCGAGGCTTGGTGTCATAGACCCCAGCCTCAGGTGCAGGACATGCGGGGCCAAGGGTGGTGAGTGCCCCGGACACTTTGGAAGCATAAACCTGGCAAGACCCGTTATACACGTGGGATTCG is a window encoding:
- a CDS encoding PAS domain S-box protein, which produces MFRILLVKDGDGAPDLEEKLRSKGFRVDVAKSLKDARKTEPDLVLIYTTPQRVGDWGPGNMGIPLMYLIDFEEEGNLVLTCPYGCIEKPVDDDDLKSCIDFVLKRIILEEERYRKLFEYIDSCVAVYEAVDDGGDFVIRDFNRAAERVEGVKREDILGRRVTDVFPGVDDFGLLEVLRRVYRTGRAEHFPLGFYTDERISGWRENFVYRLPSGEVVAVYRDLTERKKLEDELKEKERLYRSIFENTGSATTIVDEDTTILMVNREFERLSGYSREEIEGKKSWREFLADEDLKRMEGYHNLWMKDPELVPRSYNFRFRDRHGNVRYIRMTADPIPGTTMIVASLVDVTDIREAEEEILRSLREKEVLLREIHHRVKNNLQIISSLLNLQLSRLGDEEIRKMVRESQGRIKAMAMIHEHLYRSESMERVNFREYVEKLVGDIIISHGGSVRKNLEIEDMELDLDTAIPLGLIINELVTNSIKYAFPDGRGTITIGMRKADGSIELVVADDGVGLPEDTDPSSTDTLGLKLVSLLTKQLNGKMTLDVDGGTKFSIVFRNVDK
- a CDS encoding DUF169 domain-containing protein translates to MNHIELGEKLKELLKLEYEPVAIKWSVREPADIEREKGKSRFCEKLVKAMNGEVFYATRDEEECMGGARYTGLRDPSEFPANMRSGAFLVPMGVYRNIQAVQRSWRGNLNIEPGVFSSIIFAPLKLAEYEPDVIFILCNARQAMEVLHANAYDSGSHGLGADSGPICSSMAALPYLTGKVTYGFGDVGSRRCMGLGDDDVMVSIPGGDLQRIVSNLEEMRTKKLFRGDDET
- a CDS encoding DUF86 domain-containing protein, which produces MNETERIIERIKTMTSYVDFLQEHRVSERELLDDYILRSAIERNLQLAIESALDIGEMVISMEDLEKPETYRDVIEILEKHDILPSDFAERFSEAAGLRDILVHMYTDVDPSIIAEVLNKRLHDFEFYSESILRFLKDKYSDEFR
- a CDS encoding nucleotidyltransferase domain-containing protein; the protein is MRELQKKLGNYFKDKDEVRLAYLFGSVADEKEGPLSDIDIGVLLDDKLDRTARARLKLRMISELTSILGSDRIDLVIMNDASPQLNYEIIKARKPLTENPALKVDFEQRILSDYLDRRYYDRRWLRNYLKRRRLKNE